Proteins co-encoded in one Papaver somniferum cultivar HN1 chromosome 5, ASM357369v1, whole genome shotgun sequence genomic window:
- the LOC113281006 gene encoding palmitoyl-acyl carrier protein thioesterase, chloroplastic-like has translation MTALSCNVSNRAHGLCNEPEIWRNEGIPRDGFRNTVGMRCNKREGRRCFVLKASSSGYQKVEKINGRKVNGTYIERTYDRAQESNSWDGAPVHEFQLGRFVEGRFVYRQLFVIRSYEIGPDKTATMETLMNLLQETALNHVMSSGLAGDGFGATHEMSLRKLIWVVTRIHIQVEKYSSWGDVVEVNTWVDAAGKNGMRREWEIRDNKTQQIITRATSTWVVMNRETRRLSKMPEQVRQEVKPFYLNRAAIGEAVDDTAKIDKLSNDTAESIRSGLAPRWSDMDANQHVNNVKYIGWILESVPINVLEDYNLTSMTLEFRRECRQSNLLESLTDMEVIEAEETTNNGSKTKADFRSTHLIRMQRDKAEIVRARAEWRSKQKHK, from the exons ATGACAGCATTGTCGTGCAACGTTTCGAATCGTGCACATGGTTTATGTAATGAGCCAGAGATCTGGAGAAATGAAGGTATCCCAAGAGATGGATTTCGAAACACGGTGGGCATGAGATGTAATAAAAGGGAAGGAAGAAGATGTTTTGTTCTGAAAGCTAGTAGCAGCGGATATCAAAAGGTAGAGAAGATTAATGGCAGAAAAGTGAACGGTACGTACATTGAAAGGACTTACGATCGGGCACAAGAAAGCAATAGTTGGGATGGTGCGCCTGTTCATGAGTTTCAGCTGGGTAGATTCGTCGAAGGGCGGTTTGTGTACAGACAGTTATTTGTTATCAGGTCTTATGAAATTGGACCTGACAAAACAGCTACAATGGAAACTCTCATGAATCTGCTTCAG GAAACGGCCCTTAATCACGTAATGAGCTCTGGCCTAGCTGGTGATGGTTTTGGAGCAACTCATGAGATGAGCCTCAGAAAACTTATCTGGGTTGTCACCCGCATACACATCCAAGTTGAGAAATACAGCTCCTG GGGAGATGTGGTGGAAGTTAACACTTGGGTAGATGCTGCTGGAAAGAATGGGATGCGTAGGGAATGGGAAATTCGGGATAATAAGACGCAACAGATAATAACAAGAGCTACAAG TACATGGGTGGTCATGAATAGAGAAACAAGAAGGTTGTCTAAGATGCCAGAACAAGTGAGGCAAGAGGTGAAACCCTTCTACCTGAATAGAGCTGCAATCGGTGAAGCAGTAGATGATACAGCTAAAATTGACAAGCTCAGTAATGATACTGCAGAGAGCATCCGTTCGGGTTTAGCT CCTAGATGGAGCGACATGGATGCCAATCAACATGTGAACAATGTGAAATATATCGGATGGATTTTAGAG AGTGTACCTATAAATGTATTGGAAGACTACAATCTCACAAGTATGACACTAGAATTTCGACGCGAGTGCCGGCAATCAAATTTGCTAGAGTCCTTGACAGATATGGAAGTAATTGAAGCTGAAGAAACAACCAACAATGGAAGCAAAACTAAAGCAGATTTTAGAAGCACACACCTAATTCGAATGCAACGAGATAAAGCTGAGATCGTGCGAGCAAGAGCAGAATGGCGATCCAAACAAAAACACAAATGA
- the LOC113281007 gene encoding 60S ribosomal protein L15, producing the protein MGAYKYVSELWRKKQSDVMRFLQRVRCWEYRQHPSICRVTRPTRPDKARRLGYKAKQGYVIYRVRVRRGGRKRPVPKGIVYGKPKNQGITQLKFQRNKRSVAEERAGRKLGGLKVLNSYWINEDSTYKYFEIILVDAAHNAIRNDPRINWICNPVHKHRELRGLTSAGKKYRGLRGRGHLNTKARPSRRATWKRNNTVSLRRYR; encoded by the exons ATGG GTGCTTACAAGTACGTGTCAGAGTTATGGAGGAAGAAACAATCCGATGTGATGAGGTTCTTGCAGAGGGTGAGGTGTTGGGAATATCGTCAACATCCTTCAATTTGCCGTGTTACCCGTCCTACTCGTCCTGATAAGGCTAGGCGTTTGGGTTACAAGGCCAAGCAG GGCTATGTCATTTATCGTGTACGTGTTAGACGTGGTGGTCGCAAGAGGCCTGTTCCAAAGGGTATTGTGTACGGTAAGCCTAAGAACCAAGGTATTACCCAATTGAAATTCCAAAGGAACAAGAGGTCAGTTGCTGAGGAACGTGCTGGACGTAAATTGGGCGGGCTCAAAGTTCTCAACTCCTACTGGATCAATGAG GATTCTACCtacaaatattttgagatcattcTTGTGGATGCTGCACACAATGCTATTCGTAACGACCCCAGAATCAACTGGATTTGCAATCCTGTTCACAAGCATAGGGAACTTCGTGGTCTCACATCTGCTGGAAAGAAATACAGGGGTCTGCGAGGTAGGGGACATTTGAACACCAAGGCAAGACCATCCCGAAGGGCCACCTGGAAGAGAAACAACACTGTCTCTCTCCGTCGTTACCGTTAG
- the LOC113278782 gene encoding uncharacterized protein DDB_G0286299-like encodes MSKSSRRVKYATNRNYSSENDPRIVEVIRKKNKEVLEKSDASRIAQDEEIGRIRQKNQAEKKYKKKHDHATLKLLEPHRKGGQNLNASHRREGGDEESDDSESDDEEEGEDESEKEASDKEVDEEIREVVQEQEVKQQDQVGDAQEKGKKKDGPKKKKGDHMPDPLKMFSRDPDDPPLGIPGDRGKVLWGYKGSWASDCHEENSCNF; translated from the exons atgtcgAAATCATCAAGAAGAGTGAAGTATGCTACTAACAGGAATTATTCTAGTGAAAACGATCCCAGAATAGTTGAAGTGATtcgaaagaaaaataaggaagtgCTCGAGAAATCCGATGCCTCTCGTATCGCACAAGATGAGGAAATtggtcgaatcag GCAAAAAAatcaagccgaaaagaaatataagaagaaacatgACCATGCTACTCTTAAGCTTTTGGAACCTCATCGAAAAGGCGGTcaaaatttgaatgcttcccaccGAAGG gaaggtggtgaTGAAGAAAGTGATGACAGtgaaagtgatgatgaagaagaaggtgaggatgAAAGTGAAAAAGAAGCAAGTGATAAGGAAGTTGATGAAGAGATAAGAGAAGTCGTTCAAGAACAAGAAGTTAAACAACAAGACCAAGTAGGAGACGCTCAAGAAAAAGGTAAGAAGAAAGATggaccaaagaagaagaaaggtgaccACATGCCCGACCCACTGAAGATGTTTTCTCGCGACCCTGATGATCCACCTTTAGGGATACCCGGTGATAGAGGAAAGGTATTATGGGGTTACAAAGGCAGTTGGGCTTCCGATTGTCATGAAGAAAACTCCTGTAACTTTTGA